The following coding sequences lie in one Cotesia glomerata isolate CgM1 linkage group LG5, MPM_Cglom_v2.3, whole genome shotgun sequence genomic window:
- the LOC123265319 gene encoding uncharacterized protein LOC123265319 gives MKNEIWATYYHKSSSDKNPQHMYCPTGSSSWCKWQQASAENTLEEFVHEHPPLDEKVLKVIEPIYTSLSSDDLLHRCLGSETQNNNESLNSLIWTFAPKHIHAGSQTIQIANYLAVAIFNECYLPILKMMELMGITVGTEAHSFAIRRNEVRIERSELRATAASKESRTARLAERTSQNIEYEVEEGPMYGSGIAD, from the coding sequence ATGAAGAATGAAATATGGGCtacttattatcataaaagtTCAAGCGATAAGAATCCACAACACATGTACTGCCCAACTGGTTCGTCAAGCTGGTGTAAATGGCAACAAGCCTCAGCTGAGAACACTCTTGAAGAGTTTGTCCACGAACATCCCCCCCTGGATGAAAAAGTACTGAAAGTAATTGAGCCCATTTATACCAGTTTATCGTCTGACGATTTACTACATCGATGTTTGGGATccgaaactcaaaataacaatgaaTCGCTCAATTCATTAATATGGACTTTTGCTCCCAAGCATATTCACGCTGGATCTCAAACAATTCAAATTGCGAATTATTTAGCTGTTGCcatttttaatgaatgttaTTTACCCATCTTAAAAATGATGGAACTTATGGGCATCACCGTTGGTACTGAAGCTCATTCATTTGCTATCAGACGTAACGAAGTTCGGATTGAGCGCTCTGAGCTACGAGCTACTGCTGCTTCCAAAGAAAGCAGAACAGCTCGATTAGCTGAAAGAACTTCACAAAACATCGAATATGAAGTTGAGGAAGGCCCAATGTATGGATCTGGAATCGCCGATTAA